A stretch of Cupriavidus necator DNA encodes these proteins:
- a CDS encoding LysR family transcriptional regulator, translated as MDHFKQLETFVSVASRGSLSAAAAAEGVAPAIIGRRIDALEERLGVKLLVRTTRKISLTFEGSAFLEDCQRILNDLHNAEASVSAGGVKASGHLRVTAPAGYGRKHVAPLVPLFIESHPDVSITLDLSDRVVDLVNEGFDCAIRLGDLPDSSLVSIRLAETRRVVVASPEYLARAGRPMAPEDLQRHNCLAFGASANVQRGWVFQEEGRAVTVKVGGTMECSDGAVLHEWCLQGNGLAWRSWWEVGSEIASGRLVTVLDEFQAPPIGIHAVFPQRKHLPLRVRLFIDHLKNTYGNPSYWRRAEQAAAPTPVAEVLAD; from the coding sequence GTGGACCACTTCAAACAACTGGAGACCTTTGTATCCGTCGCGTCGCGCGGCAGCCTTTCCGCAGCGGCGGCGGCTGAAGGCGTGGCGCCGGCCATCATCGGGCGGCGCATCGACGCGCTGGAGGAGCGCCTGGGCGTCAAGCTGCTGGTACGGACCACGCGCAAGATCAGCCTGACCTTTGAAGGCTCTGCCTTCCTGGAAGACTGCCAGCGCATCCTGAACGACCTGCACAATGCCGAGGCCAGCGTCTCGGCGGGCGGGGTCAAGGCCAGCGGGCACCTGCGCGTGACCGCCCCGGCGGGCTACGGCCGCAAGCACGTGGCGCCGCTGGTGCCACTGTTTATTGAGTCGCATCCGGATGTGTCGATCACGCTGGACCTGTCTGACCGCGTGGTCGACCTGGTCAATGAAGGCTTCGACTGCGCCATCCGCCTGGGCGACCTGCCCGACTCCAGCCTGGTATCGATCCGGCTGGCCGAAACGCGCCGCGTGGTGGTGGCCTCGCCCGAGTACCTGGCGCGCGCCGGGCGCCCTATGGCGCCGGAAGACCTGCAGCGCCACAACTGCCTTGCCTTTGGCGCCAGCGCCAATGTGCAGCGTGGCTGGGTGTTCCAGGAGGAAGGCCGCGCGGTCACGGTCAAGGTCGGCGGCACCATGGAATGCAGCGACGGCGCGGTGCTGCATGAGTGGTGCCTGCAAGGCAACGGGCTGGCCTGGCGCTCCTGGTGGGAGGTCGGCAGCGAGATCGCCAGCGGGCGGCTGGTGACGGTGCTGGACGAGTTCCAGGCGCCGCCGATCGGCATCCATGCGGTGTTTCCACAGCGCAAGCACCTGCCGCTGCGGGTGCGGCTGTTTATCGATCACCTGAAGAACACCTACGGCAACCCGTCCTACTGGCGCCGGGCCGAACAGGCCGCAGCCCCCACGCCGGTCGCCGAGGTCCTGGCGGACTGA
- a CDS encoding M48 family metalloprotease, producing the protein MKASLSLASCAMAAALLAGCSGGMPTNLDGVMSAGTSLAKAATLSDADVKSLSDQACAESDKTNKIAAANTTYSKRLVKIMSGLKNSDVPNVNAKVYMTKDVNAWAMANGCVRVYSGLMDMMTDDEVRGVLGHELGHVALGHTKKAMQVAYTATAARGAAAAAGNGAVAALSQSQLGELGEKLINAQFSQSQESAADDYSFDLLTKNKANTRGLVTAFQKLAKLDGGKSGMFSSHPGSEDRAKHIEQRISKAS; encoded by the coding sequence ATGAAAGCATCTCTCTCGCTCGCTTCCTGCGCCATGGCGGCCGCACTGCTGGCCGGCTGTTCCGGCGGCATGCCCACCAATCTCGATGGCGTGATGAGCGCCGGCACTTCGCTGGCCAAGGCTGCCACGCTGTCCGATGCCGACGTCAAGAGCCTGTCCGACCAGGCCTGCGCTGAATCGGACAAGACCAACAAGATCGCCGCTGCCAACACCACCTACAGCAAGCGCCTGGTCAAGATCATGAGCGGGCTGAAGAACAGCGACGTGCCCAACGTCAACGCCAAGGTCTACATGACCAAGGACGTCAACGCCTGGGCCATGGCCAATGGCTGCGTGCGTGTCTACAGCGGCCTGATGGACATGATGACCGACGATGAAGTGCGCGGCGTGCTGGGCCATGAGCTGGGCCACGTGGCGCTGGGCCACACCAAGAAGGCCATGCAGGTCGCCTACACCGCCACGGCCGCACGCGGCGCGGCGGCAGCTGCCGGCAACGGCGCGGTGGCGGCACTGTCGCAGTCGCAACTGGGCGAACTGGGCGAGAAGCTGATCAACGCGCAGTTCTCGCAGTCGCAGGAAAGCGCGGCGGATGACTATTCCTTCGACCTGCTGACCAAGAACAAGGCCAACACGCGTGGCCTGGTGACGGCGTTCCAGAAACTGGCCAAGCTGGACGGCGGCAAGTCCGGCATGTTCTCGTCGCACCCGGGCTCGGAAGACCGCGCCAAGCATATCGAGCAGCGCATCAGCAAGGCTTCGTAA
- a CDS encoding universal stress protein: MFQHILLPTDGSELSKKAINGGLELAKAIGARITAYVCLEEYPYTPFSEIVVEAPQAFKDRIENQAKLYLKEVENLATAAGVTFDADMSTFAVPYLGIIDAAERHGCDVIFMASHGRRGLSGLLLGSETQKVLTHTDIPVIVYR; this comes from the coding sequence ATGTTCCAACATATCCTGCTACCCACCGACGGCTCGGAACTCTCCAAGAAAGCCATCAACGGCGGGCTGGAGCTCGCCAAGGCCATCGGCGCGCGCATCACGGCCTATGTCTGCCTGGAGGAGTACCCCTACACGCCGTTCAGCGAAATCGTGGTCGAAGCCCCGCAGGCCTTCAAGGACCGCATCGAGAACCAGGCCAAGCTGTATCTGAAAGAGGTCGAGAACCTGGCCACGGCGGCGGGCGTGACCTTCGACGCCGATATGTCGACCTTTGCGGTGCCCTACCTGGGCATCATCGACGCGGCCGAGCGCCATGGCTGCGACGTGATCTTCATGGCATCTCATGGCCGGCGCGGGTTGTCCGGCCTGCTGCTGGGCAGCGAGACGCAGAAGGTGCTGACGCATACCGACATCCCGGTGATCGTCTACCGCTGA
- the aceA gene encoding isocitrate lyase, with product MTRQEQIQALQKDWDTNPRWKGIKRNFTAEDVVRLRGSVQVEHTLARRGSEKLWNLLHTEPFVNSLGALTGNQAMQQVKAGLKAIYLSGWQVAGDANLAGEMYPDQSLYPANSVPQVVKRINNTFQRADQIQWSEGKGDTDFFAPIVADAEAGFGGVLNAFELMKSMIEAGAAGVHFEDQLASVKKCGHMGGKVLVPTREAVAKLTAARLAADVSGVPTLVIARTDAEAADLLTSDVDDNDKPFCTGERTVEGFYRVRNGLEQSISRALAYAEVADLVWCETGKPDLEFAKKFAEAVHAKFPGKMLAYNCSPSFNWKKNLDDATIAKFQRELGAMGYKFQFITLAGFHSLNYSMFNLAYGYARNQMSAFVELQEAEFKAAEKGFTAVKHQREVGTGYFDAVTQTIEGGQSSTTALKGSTEDEQFFEDKKVA from the coding sequence ATGACCCGCCAAGAACAGATCCAGGCCCTGCAGAAAGACTGGGATACCAATCCCCGCTGGAAAGGGATCAAGCGCAATTTCACCGCCGAAGACGTGGTGCGCCTGCGTGGTTCGGTCCAGGTCGAGCACACCCTGGCCCGCCGCGGTTCCGAGAAGCTGTGGAACCTGCTGCACACGGAGCCGTTCGTCAACTCGCTCGGCGCGCTGACTGGCAACCAGGCCATGCAGCAAGTGAAGGCCGGCCTGAAGGCTATTTACCTGTCGGGGTGGCAAGTCGCAGGCGACGCCAACCTGGCCGGTGAAATGTACCCCGACCAGTCGCTATACCCGGCCAACTCGGTGCCGCAAGTCGTCAAGCGCATCAACAACACCTTCCAGCGCGCCGACCAGATCCAGTGGAGCGAAGGCAAGGGCGACACCGACTTCTTCGCCCCGATCGTGGCGGATGCCGAAGCCGGCTTCGGCGGCGTGCTTAACGCTTTCGAGCTGATGAAGTCGATGATCGAAGCGGGCGCCGCCGGCGTTCACTTCGAAGACCAACTGGCTTCGGTGAAGAAGTGCGGCCACATGGGCGGCAAGGTGCTGGTGCCGACCCGCGAAGCCGTCGCCAAGCTGACCGCCGCGCGCCTGGCCGCCGACGTCTCGGGCGTGCCGACCCTGGTGATCGCCCGTACAGACGCCGAAGCCGCGGACCTGCTGACCTCGGACGTGGACGACAACGACAAGCCGTTCTGCACCGGCGAGCGCACCGTGGAAGGTTTCTACCGCGTGCGCAACGGCCTGGAGCAGTCGATCTCGCGCGCCCTGGCCTACGCTGAAGTCGCTGACCTGGTGTGGTGCGAAACCGGCAAGCCGGACCTCGAGTTCGCCAAGAAGTTTGCCGAAGCCGTGCACGCCAAGTTCCCGGGCAAGATGCTGGCCTACAACTGCTCGCCGTCGTTCAACTGGAAGAAGAACTTGGACGACGCCACCATTGCCAAGTTCCAGAGGGAACTGGGCGCGATGGGCTACAAGTTCCAGTTCATCACGCTGGCCGGCTTCCACTCGCTGAACTACTCGATGTTCAACCTGGCCTACGGCTACGCCCGCAACCAGATGAGCGCGTTCGTGGAACTGCAGGAAGCCGAGTTCAAGGCCGCCGAGAAGGGCTTCACCGCGGTCAAGCACCAGCGCGAAGTCGGCACCGGCTACTTCGACGCCGTGACCCAGACCATCGAAGGCGGCCAGTCGTCGACGACCGCACTGAAGGGTTCGACCGAAGACGAGCAGTTCTTCGAAGACAAGAAAGTGGCCTGA
- a CDS encoding DUF4123 domain-containing protein produces MTEEESVVHIYVLADGAVHPTRIGALLRESGADFRNVYAGLPEADAGDACLFLARVDDPKAPWLAQFDAMDLRAPCFTLIWSRVDIDRLARHLHQFLVADIGEGMTALIRYYDPRNLLVTMEVWGDDIVERIMQPIQQWKYRGYSEEWQCIDGPMEGESTQDTPLSIQLSQEQLDRLRNTASRISCSRRS; encoded by the coding sequence ATGACAGAAGAAGAAAGCGTAGTTCATATCTACGTGCTGGCCGATGGCGCCGTGCATCCGACTCGCATTGGTGCATTGCTGCGCGAATCGGGCGCCGATTTTCGAAATGTGTATGCCGGCCTGCCCGAAGCCGATGCCGGCGACGCCTGCCTGTTCCTGGCGCGGGTGGACGATCCCAAAGCACCCTGGCTGGCGCAATTCGACGCGATGGATTTGCGGGCGCCATGCTTCACGCTCATCTGGAGCCGCGTGGACATTGACCGCCTCGCCCGTCATTTGCATCAGTTTCTCGTTGCGGACATTGGCGAAGGCATGACCGCCCTGATTCGCTACTACGACCCGCGCAACCTGCTGGTGACGATGGAAGTCTGGGGCGACGACATCGTGGAGCGGATCATGCAACCCATTCAGCAATGGAAATACCGCGGCTACAGCGAGGAATGGCAGTGCATTGACGGGCCGATGGAGGGCGAGAGCACGCAGGATACGCCGCTTTCCATCCAGCTTAGCCAGGAGCAACTGGACCGACTGCGGAACACTGCGAGCCGGATCAGTTGCTCGCGGCGCTCGTAG
- a CDS encoding haloacid dehalogenase type II, which translates to MNKIRAVVFDAYGTLFDVYSVTARAEQLFPGRGEALALLWRDRQIDYTRIRTMAAPDGSRYKPFWAITVDALRYAAERLNLTLDEAAEAQLLKEYACLSAFPENLGALKRLRRAGLPLGILSNGNAEMLDISVKSSGMHGLFDHVLSVDAVRQYKTAPAAYALGPQAFSLPAEEMLFVSSNGWDACGATWFGYTTFWINRAGHPAERLDVAPSGTGHDMNDLLEFVRVRGVAV; encoded by the coding sequence ATGAACAAGATCCGCGCAGTCGTCTTCGATGCCTATGGCACGCTGTTCGACGTGTATTCCGTCACCGCGCGCGCGGAACAACTGTTCCCGGGCCGCGGCGAGGCGCTGGCGCTGCTGTGGCGGGACCGGCAGATCGACTACACGCGCATCCGCACCATGGCCGCCCCCGATGGCTCGCGCTACAAGCCGTTCTGGGCGATCACCGTGGACGCGCTGCGCTACGCCGCCGAGCGCCTGAACCTGACACTGGATGAAGCCGCCGAGGCGCAGCTGCTCAAGGAATACGCGTGCCTGTCCGCGTTCCCGGAGAACCTGGGAGCGCTCAAGCGCCTGCGCCGCGCCGGGCTGCCGCTGGGCATCCTGTCCAACGGCAATGCCGAGATGCTGGACATCTCGGTCAAGAGCTCCGGCATGCATGGCCTGTTCGACCACGTGCTGTCGGTGGACGCCGTGCGCCAGTACAAGACCGCGCCGGCCGCCTACGCGCTGGGGCCGCAAGCCTTCAGCCTGCCCGCCGAAGAGATGCTCTTTGTCTCGTCCAACGGCTGGGACGCCTGCGGCGCCACGTGGTTCGGCTACACCACGTTCTGGATCAACCGTGCCGGCCATCCGGCGGAGCGGCTCGACGTAGCCCCCTCCGGCACCGGGCACGACATGAACGACCTGCTTGAATTCGTCCGCGTCCGTGGCGTGGCGGTGTAG
- a CDS encoding alpha/beta fold hydrolase, which produces MESTAMNAPQSLPPQVFPRQCFIHAGDVRLCATSWGEPGPGRPTIVLVHGYPDSSEVWHDVAAQLAGRFHVVAYDVRGAGRSTAPRATDAYRLQKLADDFIAVIDAVSPQRPVHLVGHDWGSIQSWEFVTDARLQGRIASFTSCSGPCLDHAAIGLRELRGQRSLAALGKTLRQLAASWYIGAFHLPWLPELTWRLWLGRAWPRYLRLTEGLRTGPSPTQTADGCHGVRLYRANFVPVLRAPRHCHAHAPVQVIVPLHDRYVKPALTEDVHRWTTQLWRRTVPAHHWLPLADAQGFAIMVREFVEHMEGEPASPALLAARLR; this is translated from the coding sequence ATGGAATCGACGGCCATGAACGCTCCGCAATCCCTGCCGCCGCAGGTCTTCCCCCGGCAGTGCTTTATCCACGCCGGCGACGTGCGGCTGTGCGCCACCAGTTGGGGCGAGCCCGGGCCAGGGCGGCCCACCATCGTCCTGGTGCACGGCTATCCCGACAGCAGCGAGGTCTGGCACGACGTGGCGGCGCAGTTGGCGGGGCGCTTCCACGTGGTGGCCTATGACGTGCGCGGGGCAGGGCGCTCAACCGCGCCGCGCGCGACTGACGCTTACCGGCTGCAGAAGCTTGCCGATGACTTCATCGCAGTCATCGACGCGGTCTCGCCGCAGCGCCCGGTGCACCTTGTCGGCCATGACTGGGGTTCGATCCAGAGCTGGGAGTTCGTGACCGATGCTCGGCTGCAAGGGCGCATCGCCTCATTCACCTCATGCTCTGGTCCCTGCCTGGACCACGCGGCAATCGGCTTGCGCGAACTGCGCGGGCAGCGGTCGCTGGCTGCGTTGGGCAAGACCCTGCGGCAGCTCGCAGCATCGTGGTATATCGGCGCCTTCCACCTGCCGTGGCTGCCTGAACTGACCTGGCGGCTGTGGCTCGGCCGTGCGTGGCCGCGCTACCTGCGCCTGACCGAGGGCCTGCGCACGGGGCCCAGCCCCACACAAACAGCCGACGGTTGCCATGGTGTGCGCTTGTACCGTGCCAACTTCGTGCCCGTACTGCGTGCCCCGCGCCACTGTCATGCCCATGCGCCGGTGCAGGTGATCGTGCCGTTGCATGACCGGTATGTGAAGCCGGCGCTAACTGAAGACGTGCACCGCTGGACCACGCAACTCTGGCGCCGCACCGTGCCCGCGCACCATTGGCTGCCGCTGGCCGACGCCCAGGGCTTTGCCATCATGGTGCGGGAATTTGTCGAGCATATGGAAGGGGAGCCGGCCTCACCGGCGCTGCTGGCCGCTCGCCTGCGCTAG
- a CDS encoding DUF3304 domain-containing protein produces MKSLFMSALMAVCLAILPGCNQSSVVGTLPNDDPDALMSGDVEGLNYTPYYVHTFNIAGHDNGIGGGGPNIVPVRPDYIPTESGGACCGTFPVRWRPGLKVTVRWIANKKLDGHAWGSWYKAEAEIPEYGTTTYGMWVIFLPGDRVKVMVMDGNANGYNRVRARPADDDPYVAVGRVDDEANREEEAARLVRFGEVIKADPSIGGLK; encoded by the coding sequence ATGAAATCCTTGTTCATGTCGGCCTTGATGGCGGTATGCCTCGCGATTCTGCCAGGCTGCAATCAAAGCTCCGTTGTTGGCACTCTCCCAAACGACGATCCTGACGCCCTGATGTCAGGCGATGTTGAGGGCCTGAACTACACCCCTTACTACGTTCACACCTTCAACATAGCGGGGCACGACAACGGCATCGGAGGCGGCGGGCCAAACATTGTTCCGGTAAGACCCGACTATATACCGACAGAGAGCGGTGGCGCCTGCTGTGGCACGTTTCCGGTCCGCTGGCGGCCAGGGCTAAAGGTCACGGTCCGCTGGATCGCCAACAAGAAACTTGATGGGCACGCATGGGGTTCCTGGTACAAGGCTGAGGCGGAAATTCCCGAATATGGCACAACCACTTATGGCATGTGGGTCATTTTCCTGCCAGGAGATCGCGTCAAGGTCATGGTTATGGATGGAAATGCAAACGGCTACAACAGGGTAAGGGCTCGGCCTGCTGACGACGATCCTTACGTGGCAGTCGGGCGGGTGGACGACGAAGCGAATCGTGAGGAAGAGGCAGCGCGCTTAGTGAGATTCGGCGAGGTAATTAAGGCGGACCCATCAATCGGAGGGTTGAAGTAA
- a CDS encoding type VI secretion system Vgr family protein, producing MGSRLRFSFRTVTVSGDGLPELLGQPLLLFSKLSGTESINSLFEYELELKTPDERNVLYGPAGDFDMEAMQGKELTVSIELDGSGTGPDGGFGSGKREITGLVTDVRGPYYEHERILYRLTLRPWLWLATLTSTIRPYQNMTVLEIVEAVLSKYTFPVERRLLDSQYPKRRFQMQAGETDYQFVRRLLAEWGVNFHWEHSDGHHRMVLTDGNGAFRNIPSPAYHAISWYPSSDRADEEHLHEFEVRDRLVSGAWAQGDYDHNQPRADLNVCAADPRDTSHATYELYHWPGDYAEPKSGNDARKEGEMLARINMERLRQHGVRTRGKGNVRAMASGHTFTLKRFLRTKANCEYLIFATRLLIEDVGEFAGSGQSWRCEVEFEAQPTSEIFRPELVEKPYIGGHHKARVVGPANQEIWCDDLGRVRCQFVWDRYGSYDENSSCWIRVTGFSSGDRFGNTHLPRIGQEVIVSYEGGDPDRPIIMGPVNNRLNLPPWDLPSQHALSGYQSKELFGEGRNHTLYDDTQGQQQVQVASDHQNSLLALGHNVRVNDWEGRKDKRGEGFELRTDAHGALRAALGMLITTFSRRNAEGNMMNVSDVIQLMQKALDIASTMGDKATEAQAQDGEQRDIARLLEKQFEQIQGGGELKEFTAPHLVSASPAGIVSTAAGSTHIASGTHTALTTGEHLSVTTGGGFFASIRKALCLFVYEAGMKLVANMGDIDLQALKNNINLLAKLEINATAGKISLKAKEVLLDGGGSYIKLNEGGIENGTNGGWIVHAASKNLTGPSSLPVELKARQVCLECLLKAAARNAAVVPR from the coding sequence ATGGGTAGCCGATTGCGGTTTTCCTTCCGTACCGTCACCGTTTCCGGCGACGGTCTGCCGGAACTGTTGGGGCAGCCATTGCTGCTGTTCTCCAAACTGTCCGGCACCGAGAGTATCAATTCCCTGTTCGAATACGAACTGGAACTGAAGACGCCCGACGAACGCAACGTGCTATACGGGCCGGCGGGTGACTTTGATATGGAGGCCATGCAAGGCAAGGAGTTGACCGTCAGCATCGAGCTGGACGGCTCCGGCACCGGTCCGGATGGCGGCTTCGGCAGCGGCAAGAGAGAGATTACCGGCCTCGTCACGGACGTACGCGGCCCCTACTACGAACACGAACGCATCCTGTACCGCCTGACCCTGCGCCCGTGGCTGTGGCTGGCCACGCTCACCAGCACCATCCGGCCTTATCAGAACATGACTGTGCTGGAAATCGTGGAGGCGGTGCTCAGCAAATACACTTTCCCGGTCGAGCGCCGCCTGCTGGATAGCCAGTATCCCAAGCGCCGATTTCAGATGCAGGCCGGCGAGACGGACTACCAGTTCGTGCGCCGCCTGCTCGCGGAATGGGGCGTGAATTTCCACTGGGAGCATTCGGACGGCCACCACCGCATGGTGTTGACCGATGGCAATGGCGCTTTCCGGAATATCCCCAGCCCTGCCTACCATGCCATTAGCTGGTATCCATCCTCGGACCGGGCGGACGAGGAACACCTTCACGAATTCGAGGTGCGCGACCGGCTCGTCTCGGGGGCCTGGGCGCAAGGCGATTACGACCACAACCAACCGCGCGCCGACCTCAATGTCTGCGCCGCCGACCCGCGCGACACCAGCCACGCGACCTATGAGCTGTATCACTGGCCGGGCGATTACGCCGAACCCAAGAGCGGCAACGATGCCCGCAAGGAAGGCGAGATGCTGGCGCGCATCAACATGGAACGCCTGCGGCAGCACGGCGTACGGACGCGCGGCAAGGGTAATGTGCGCGCGATGGCGTCGGGCCATACCTTTACCCTCAAGCGCTTCCTGCGCACCAAGGCCAACTGCGAGTACCTGATTTTCGCCACGCGCCTGCTGATCGAGGACGTGGGCGAGTTCGCCGGCAGCGGCCAGTCCTGGCGCTGCGAGGTCGAGTTCGAGGCGCAGCCCACTAGCGAAATCTTCCGGCCTGAACTGGTCGAAAAGCCCTACATCGGCGGTCATCACAAAGCCAGGGTCGTCGGCCCAGCCAATCAGGAAATCTGGTGTGATGACCTGGGAAGGGTGCGCTGTCAATTCGTCTGGGACCGCTATGGCAGCTACGACGAGAATAGCTCCTGCTGGATTCGCGTCACCGGCTTCTCCTCCGGCGACCGCTTCGGCAACACGCACCTGCCTCGCATCGGCCAGGAAGTCATTGTCAGCTATGAGGGTGGCGACCCGGACCGGCCCATCATCATGGGACCGGTCAATAACCGGCTGAACCTGCCGCCGTGGGATCTGCCGAGCCAGCATGCCTTGTCCGGCTACCAGAGCAAGGAACTGTTCGGCGAAGGCCGCAACCACACGCTTTACGACGATACCCAGGGCCAGCAGCAGGTGCAGGTCGCGTCGGACCACCAGAACAGCCTGCTGGCGCTGGGCCACAACGTCCGCGTCAACGATTGGGAGGGGCGCAAGGACAAGCGCGGCGAAGGCTTTGAGCTTCGAACCGATGCGCATGGAGCACTGCGTGCCGCACTCGGCATGCTTATCACCACCTTCTCGCGCCGGAACGCCGAAGGCAACATGATGAATGTCAGCGATGTCATTCAACTGATGCAAAAGGCCCTGGATATCGCCAGCACCATGGGCGACAAGGCGACCGAGGCGCAGGCGCAGGATGGCGAACAGCGCGACATTGCAAGATTGCTGGAAAAGCAGTTTGAGCAAATCCAGGGCGGTGGCGAGCTGAAGGAGTTCACGGCGCCGCACCTGGTATCAGCGAGCCCCGCTGGCATTGTCTCGACCGCAGCGGGTTCCACGCACATCGCCAGCGGCACGCATACTGCGTTGACTACCGGGGAGCACCTGTCCGTGACCACGGGCGGGGGCTTCTTTGCCAGCATTCGCAAGGCACTGTGTCTGTTCGTATATGAAGCCGGCATGAAGCTGGTTGCCAACATGGGCGACATCGACCTGCAAGCTCTCAAGAACAATATCAACCTGTTGGCAAAGCTTGAAATCAACGCCACTGCCGGGAAGATCAGCCTCAAGGCAAAGGAAGTGCTGCTCGACGGCGGTGGCAGCTACATCAAGCTGAACGAAGGCGGCATTGAGAACGGCACCAATGGCGGGTGGATCGTGCACGCGGCCAGCAAGAACCTGACCGGTCCCAGCAGTCTTCCGGTGGAGCTAAAGGCGAGGCAAGTCTGCCTGGAATGCCTGCTCAAGGCGGCCGCACGCAATGCCGCCGTGGTTCCTCGATAA
- the rraA gene encoding ribonuclease E activity regulator RraA, whose amino-acid sequence MKPVTTDLCDAHEDRLADGTLRVMAPVFRAFGKQGAFAGPAATLKVFEDNSLVRTALEAPGQGRVLVIDGGGSLRCALVGGNLGLLAEKNGWVGIVVNGCIRDTAELDVCDIGIRALAVHPQKSQKRNVGESDVAVQMPGAVVRPGNWIYVDADGVLVSDERLGN is encoded by the coding sequence ATGAAGCCTGTCACCACCGACCTGTGCGACGCGCATGAAGACCGCCTTGCCGACGGCACCCTGCGCGTGATGGCGCCGGTGTTCCGCGCCTTCGGCAAGCAGGGCGCCTTTGCCGGCCCCGCGGCTACGCTCAAGGTGTTCGAAGACAACTCGCTGGTGCGGACCGCGCTGGAAGCGCCGGGGCAGGGCCGCGTGCTGGTGATCGACGGTGGCGGCTCGCTGCGCTGCGCGCTGGTGGGCGGCAACCTTGGCCTGCTGGCCGAGAAGAACGGCTGGGTCGGCATCGTCGTCAACGGCTGCATCCGCGATACCGCCGAGCTGGACGTGTGCGACATCGGCATCCGCGCGCTGGCCGTGCATCCGCAGAAAAGCCAGAAGCGCAACGTTGGCGAAAGCGACGTCGCGGTGCAGATGCCCGGCGCAGTGGTGCGCCCGGGCAACTGGATCTACGTCGACGCCGACGGCGTGCTGGTCTCGGACGAAAGGCTGGGGAACTGA
- a CDS encoding DotU family type IV/VI secretion system protein, whose product MAGENARGRPAFARAIEDPHGKCDLIELFYLVMSLGFMGRYRVETGGDRQHEHIRQKLYELLKSQRPPVRDALSGDLEVSKERNFRPLWGIPVWMAVTAYALAALVAFGYFKYQLSTRAHEVAREIEAIGDAAASALPRSLPPQDVKVGGSETGDGSRKQ is encoded by the coding sequence TTGGCCGGAGAAAATGCCAGAGGGCGGCCTGCTTTCGCCCGCGCCATTGAGGACCCGCACGGCAAATGCGACCTGATCGAGTTGTTTTATCTCGTCATGAGCCTTGGGTTCATGGGCCGCTATCGGGTGGAAACCGGGGGAGACCGGCAGCATGAGCATATCCGGCAGAAGCTCTACGAACTATTGAAGTCACAACGTCCGCCGGTGCGGGATGCACTATCCGGCGATCTGGAAGTCTCCAAAGAACGGAACTTCCGGCCGCTGTGGGGTATTCCAGTCTGGATGGCAGTCACCGCATACGCGCTTGCGGCTCTTGTCGCTTTTGGATATTTCAAATATCAACTATCGACCCGCGCGCACGAAGTCGCGCGGGAGATCGAGGCGATTGGGGACGCGGCGGCGTCAGCGCTGCCCCGGTCACTACCCCCACAAGATGTCAAGGTTGGCGGCAGCGAAACGGGAGATGGCAGTCGCAAGCAGTGA
- a CDS encoding gamma-glutamylcyclotransferase yields the protein MPRVFVYGTLRAGEVNDLNAAAQRHGIAAPTLLGTGTVAGRLYDFGTYPGLVLDASGGPVVGDLYEIADALLPVLDEIEEVYPGQATLFVREERAVLHNGQPVACLLYPVAESAVATLPRIDSGDWVAYRRARDTAAA from the coding sequence ATGCCGCGCGTCTTTGTCTACGGCACGCTGCGCGCCGGCGAGGTCAACGACCTGAACGCCGCCGCGCAGCGCCACGGCATTGCCGCGCCCACGCTGCTGGGCACGGGTACGGTGGCCGGCAGGCTCTATGACTTCGGCACCTATCCCGGCCTGGTGCTGGACGCCAGTGGCGGGCCGGTCGTGGGCGATCTCTACGAGATCGCCGACGCGCTGTTGCCGGTGCTCGACGAGATCGAAGAGGTTTATCCCGGCCAGGCCACGCTGTTCGTGCGCGAGGAACGGGCCGTGTTGCACAACGGCCAGCCAGTCGCCTGCCTGCTGTATCCGGTGGCCGAGTCCGCGGTGGCCACGCTGCCGCGCATCGACAGCGGCGACTGGGTGGCCTATCGCCGCGCACGCGATACCGCCGCGGCCTGA